A genomic segment from Clostridium pasteurianum BC1 encodes:
- a CDS encoding AMP-binding protein, producing MKGLDNILTLAEGLIKSASNSSEKGIFFIKGEDKEEFISYKQVYLGALKVLYNLQLQGLKAGDELIIQIRDTDNKLFIHIFWACILGKIIPVPVSVTHRENASKVLKIFRQLKNPKAIVNEKCLEDLEKFIIGTSFSESLEKLEASSIPIDEITKDRGMGKVELIKQEDIAFIQFSSGSTGDPKGVVLTHKNLLTNIGDIIEGFNGSERDSTYSWMPLTHDMGIIGLHMLPLVFNINQYLMPTSLFVKNPVLWIKKINEHRVTITAASNFGLRYFLDKLKDTEYHEWDLSCIRKVFNGAEPIAVDIIKEFLYKLAIYRLKRDTMYTVYGMADASLAVAFPPSDEEFSCIYVRRDSLNVGQPIVELKKGEESNLSMELVIEGYSVKHCNIRIVDDNLNILEEGRLGNIEISGDNVTKEYYNNPELTKSIISEDGWLATGDLGFIKGGRIVVIGRSKDVIRINGITYYPHYIEKKCEDIEGISTGRIVACALEDKLIERDRLIIFLLFKRRMEDFIDFAERVKKLIGEQINISVDEVIPVKSIPKTTSGKVQRFKLVEMYKKGEFEESINNVSEVLSRKVMDTIAAAKE from the coding sequence GTGAAGGGTTTGGATAATATACTAACTTTAGCTGAAGGATTAATTAAATCGGCCAGTAACAGTAGTGAAAAGGGAATCTTTTTCATAAAAGGAGAAGATAAAGAGGAATTTATTTCTTATAAGCAGGTATACTTAGGAGCTTTGAAGGTTTTATATAATCTTCAGCTTCAAGGGTTAAAAGCGGGAGATGAACTCATAATTCAAATTAGAGATACAGATAATAAACTATTTATACACATATTCTGGGCATGTATATTGGGAAAGATAATACCAGTTCCTGTCAGTGTAACTCATAGAGAAAATGCATCAAAGGTTCTAAAGATATTTAGACAATTAAAAAATCCAAAAGCAATTGTAAATGAAAAATGTTTGGAAGACTTAGAAAAATTTATTATAGGAACGAGCTTTTCAGAAAGCTTAGAGAAGCTGGAGGCAAGTTCAATTCCCATAGATGAAATAACAAAAGATAGGGGAATGGGAAAAGTAGAATTGATAAAGCAGGAGGATATAGCCTTTATACAATTTTCCTCGGGCTCTACGGGAGATCCTAAAGGAGTAGTTCTCACTCATAAAAATTTATTGACTAATATAGGGGACATTATTGAAGGCTTTAATGGCAGTGAAAGAGATAGCACTTATAGCTGGATGCCTTTAACTCATGATATGGGAATAATAGGTCTTCATATGCTGCCTTTAGTTTTTAACATTAATCAGTACTTAATGCCAACTTCATTATTTGTAAAGAATCCTGTACTATGGATAAAGAAAATTAATGAACATAGAGTTACAATTACAGCAGCTTCAAATTTTGGTTTAAGATATTTTTTAGACAAACTTAAAGATACAGAATATCATGAATGGGATTTAAGCTGTATAAGAAAGGTATTTAATGGAGCTGAACCCATAGCTGTGGATATAATTAAAGAGTTTTTGTATAAATTAGCTATATACAGATTAAAAAGAGATACCATGTATACCGTGTATGGTATGGCAGATGCCAGTTTAGCTGTGGCTTTTCCTCCTTCAGATGAGGAATTCTCTTGTATATATGTTAGAAGAGATTCATTAAATGTTGGACAGCCTATTGTGGAATTAAAAAAAGGCGAAGAATCGAATCTTAGTATGGAATTGGTAATAGAAGGTTATAGTGTAAAGCACTGCAATATAAGAATAGTTGATGATAATTTAAACATTTTAGAGGAGGGAAGGCTTGGTAATATTGAAATTAGCGGGGATAATGTTACAAAAGAATATTATAACAATCCGGAACTTACTAAAAGTATAATCAGTGAAGATGGATGGCTTGCCACTGGCGACTTAGGTTTTATAAAGGGTGGCAGAATAGTTGTTATAGGAAGATCAAAGGATGTAATACGTATCAATGGAATAACCTATTATCCACATTATATAGAAAAGAAGTGTGAAGATATAGAGGGAATTTCCACCGGAAGAATAGTCGCCTGCGCACTAGAGGATAAATTAATTGAGAGGGACAGATTGATTATATTTTTGCTCTTCAAAAGGAGAATGGAAGACTTTATAGATTTTGCAGAGAGAGTAAAAAAATTAATAGGGGAACAGATTAACATAAGTGTAGATGAAGTCATTCCAGTAAAGTCTATTCCAAAGACTACCAGTGGAAAAGTGCAGAGATTTAAGCTGGTGGAGATGTATAAAAAAGGTGAATTTGAAGAGTCCATTAATAATGTTTCTGAAGTTCTTAGCAGAAAAGTTATGGATACAATTGCTGCTGCGAAGGAGTAG
- a CDS encoding sensor histidine kinase, producing MINIKNAFKIFINSLKFIFLIQVIAIKTTIILFNKMRKTILKRLHFSITFKITTTYAAIFTLLLLLLSTSLLVSFSIYMIKNTEDIMYKNLQIVSSNIKNEADIPRNIITEISSLDNMDITIFDAQKKIIYTTEKNNNSVAFYNNYNMKNVYTLNNKYLLSIPYSVTKNTSNALNFNNETNSTNNNLYLILNDTAQWNSQNIYIQISHNLYKESLSLLILFFILFAINLTFIITITIIGATTSKKLLRPVENMTETVKNITVNALNTRLDVSGSQDELKELAETFNKMLDGLQDSYERQNQFVSDASHELRTPISVIQGYSNLLSRWGKDDKAVLEESIESIKTEAENMKDLIEKLLFLARGDKKTQKIELKDFYINELIEELVKETKLIDTSHEIKNMRNDKLMVNADAKLIKEALRIFVDNSIKYTLEGGTITLNSFSQGNEVIITIEDTGMGISKEDLPNIFNRFYRADKSRTKKTGGTGLGLSIAKWIILSHKGTIDVYSKLNSGTKITLHLPILKL from the coding sequence ATGATTAATATAAAAAATGCTTTTAAAATATTTATAAATTCATTAAAATTTATATTTTTAATACAAGTTATAGCAATTAAAACTACTATTATATTATTCAACAAAATGAGAAAGACAATACTTAAAAGACTTCATTTTTCAATAACTTTTAAAATAACCACTACCTATGCTGCAATTTTTACACTGCTGCTTTTATTATTGAGCACAAGTTTATTAGTTAGCTTTTCAATATACATGATAAAAAACACAGAAGATATCATGTATAAAAATCTTCAAATAGTTTCATCAAATATAAAAAATGAAGCAGATATACCCCGAAATATTATTACTGAAATTTCCTCTTTAGACAACATGGATATAACTATCTTTGATGCACAGAAAAAGATTATCTACACTACAGAAAAGAACAATAATTCTGTAGCTTTTTATAATAATTACAATATGAAAAATGTCTATACTTTAAATAATAAGTATTTATTGAGTATACCTTACAGTGTAACAAAAAATACAAGCAATGCTTTAAATTTTAATAATGAAACCAATAGCACTAATAATAATTTATATTTGATTTTAAATGATACAGCTCAATGGAATTCTCAAAATATTTATATTCAAATCAGCCATAATTTATATAAAGAATCTCTTAGTCTATTGATTCTATTTTTCATTTTATTTGCCATCAATTTAACCTTTATAATAACCATAACAATTATTGGAGCTACGACCAGTAAAAAATTACTTAGGCCTGTGGAAAATATGACTGAAACGGTAAAAAATATTACTGTAAATGCTCTAAATACAAGACTTGATGTAAGTGGCTCTCAGGATGAACTAAAAGAGCTAGCTGAAACCTTTAATAAAATGTTAGATGGGCTGCAGGATTCCTATGAACGTCAAAATCAGTTTGTTTCAGACGCTTCCCATGAACTTAGAACACCAATTTCAGTAATACAAGGTTATTCGAATCTATTATCAAGATGGGGCAAGGATGACAAAGCAGTTCTTGAAGAATCTATAGAGTCAATTAAAACTGAAGCTGAAAACATGAAGGATTTAATTGAGAAACTTCTCTTTTTAGCTCGGGGAGATAAAAAAACTCAGAAAATAGAATTAAAAGACTTTTATATTAATGAATTAATTGAAGAACTTGTAAAAGAAACAAAATTAATTGACACTTCTCATGAAATAAAAAATATGAGGAACGATAAACTAATGGTGAATGCTGATGCCAAATTAATTAAGGAAGCTTTAAGAATATTTGTAGATAACAGTATAAAATACACTCTTGAGGGAGGTACAATAACATTAAATTCTTTTTCTCAGGGTAATGAGGTAATAATTACAATTGAAGATACAGGCATGGGTATTTCAAAGGAAGATCTTCCAAATATATTTAATAGATTTTACAGAGCAGATAAATCAAGAACAAAAAAAACTGGAGGAACCGGTCTTGGCCTCTCCATTGCAAAGTGGATTATATTATCCCATAAAGGTACAATAGATGTATATAGTAAACTTAATTCAGGCACTAAAATAACATTGCATTTGCCTATACTTAAACTTTAA
- a CDS encoding 4'-phosphopantetheinyl transferase family protein, whose amino-acid sequence MFEIYAVNIKDFKDEKMLDKFFEYVSAEKAQRLSNFKIAEDKKRGILGELLVRYLICSKLKIKNNEIEFTTNRYGKPFLKDYIGLEYNISHSNELVVCAIGDYEVGIDVEYIKNIDFDTANYVFSPQEYEEYSHIPVYRRLDYFYSIWTLKESLIKAKGLGMYIPMNSFTVNRNSPKDVYCLYDNSKYYFKEYSMEEYKLSICSKLKAFPDNIQFYSFEEFYSLFQSVLQSKGVKV is encoded by the coding sequence ATGTTTGAAATATATGCTGTAAATATTAAAGACTTCAAAGATGAAAAAATGCTAGACAAGTTCTTTGAATATGTATCTGCTGAAAAGGCACAGAGATTATCAAACTTTAAAATAGCTGAGGATAAAAAAAGAGGTATATTAGGTGAACTGCTGGTAAGATATTTAATATGTAGTAAACTTAAAATAAAAAATAATGAAATCGAGTTTACTACAAACAGATATGGTAAGCCCTTTCTTAAGGATTATATTGGCTTAGAATATAATATATCTCACTCAAATGAATTAGTTGTTTGTGCCATAGGGGACTATGAAGTAGGAATAGATGTAGAATATATAAAAAATATAGATTTTGATACAGCAAACTATGTTTTTTCACCACAGGAATATGAAGAATACAGTCATATTCCTGTATATAGAAGACTTGATTATTTCTATTCAATTTGGACATTGAAGGAAAGCCTTATAAAAGCAAAGGGCTTAGGAATGTATATTCCAATGAACTCCTTCACTGTAAATAGGAACTCACCAAAAGATGTATACTGCCTATATGATAATTCTAAATACTATTTTAAAGAGTACAGTATGGAAGAATATAAATTATCAATTTGTTCTAAATTAAAAGCTTTTCCAGATAATATTCAATTTTATAGTTTTGAGGAATTTTATAGTCTTTTTCAGTCTGTATTACAATCCAAGGGTGTTAAAGTTTAA
- a CDS encoding response regulator transcription factor, which yields MSGKKILIIEDELKIARFLELELKYEGYEIEQCHDGRSGLQKSLAKEFDLILLDIMLPSMNGIEVLRKLRQSTGVPVIMLTAKDEVIDKVMGLDMGANDYVTKPFAIEELLARIRAALKNSSAKIESSKVLSLNKLKLDLEKYTVSFDNNAVDLTKREFDLLKYLLENKNIVLSREKLLETVWGYDYTGDTNVVDVYIRYLRSKIDDKYNKKLIHTVRGVGYVLKDD from the coding sequence ATGTCAGGCAAAAAAATTCTTATAATTGAAGATGAGCTAAAAATTGCAAGATTCTTAGAATTAGAGCTAAAATATGAAGGCTATGAAATTGAACAATGCCATGATGGAAGAAGTGGTTTGCAAAAATCTCTGGCAAAAGAATTTGATTTAATATTACTGGATATAATGCTGCCTTCCATGAATGGCATAGAGGTGCTTAGAAAATTAAGACAAAGCACTGGAGTTCCTGTAATAATGCTTACTGCTAAAGATGAAGTTATAGATAAAGTAATGGGTCTTGATATGGGAGCCAACGATTATGTAACAAAACCTTTTGCCATAGAGGAATTACTTGCACGAATAAGAGCAGCCTTGAAAAATAGTTCAGCTAAAATTGAAAGTTCAAAAGTTTTAAGTCTCAATAAGCTTAAATTGGATTTAGAAAAATACACTGTTTCCTTTGATAATAATGCTGTGGATTTGACAAAAAGAGAATTTGATTTATTAAAATATCTTTTAGAAAATAAAAATATTGTACTTTCCAGAGAAAAGCTCCTTGAAACAGTGTGGGGTTATGATTATACTGGTGATACTAATGTAGTTGACGTATACATAAGATATTTGAGAAGTAAAATTGATGATAAGTATAATAAAAAATTAATTCATACCGTTAGAGGGGTGGGATATGTTTTAAAAGATGATTAA